One genomic segment of Ipomoea triloba cultivar NCNSP0323 chromosome 9, ASM357664v1 includes these proteins:
- the LOC116029966 gene encoding uncharacterized protein LOC116029966 isoform X3 yields MKEDSGFWVEETKDQFSFPLKRKRSFKSKKLVFVGWGSKPLIEFLQSIGRETSREYSRHEVNGIILDYVNSNNLLNPQKKKRINSNNLLNPQKKKRILCDERLKTLFGKKSIPRIKIYDLLEVHFIENRDDSDEENSLAQEDAEEGDGYLVSKERKTSIPQKRKVQEAPKSCFAALTSQNIKLIYLKRTLLQSLLKSDERFEDKVVGSFVRIKSDPNDFLQKNSHQLQQVTGVKKTFGSGDAGMETYLQLSNWTKDVLISSLSDDDFSEEECEDLHGRVKAGLLKRLTVVELELKAHVLHEDMTEHWIDKEIKMLQRRIDHANEKGWRRELYEYLQKRQLLMTKSEQERLLSEKPKVVAEELEPEATKAGASERDEEKSGSPEPEQTRLFGENLKVEAKEPEKETMPLDAPEEPEKETMPLDAPEKPGKETMHLDAPEKREKETMPLDASKEVGAVKCFTGSTLRGPSDLLAAGEKVRFEVCLRTLDNSLVRHMDSSKDPTDNSTTQGTGSTQDSDTIKTRGATHMKKVIQGRVTSGKKVVQFDGGHPVGLIGAEFKSYVALAARVNIQITIESWLKVPDETKDLIWEDILSIYDIPNTNIMKERWIQYVGQRWKDFKTKLVSKYIYGTLSHKNPCEKYSFLDQETWNEFVKLHTGPEYEAKRKKHQEIQAKNVHPHSLSRGGYQRLKKVMMDEKMKEQQEIVDSDPSHTISPPSPCRHEKWKRARIDKSGNFRTEATRIVAEKMDSLELQASQGEFVASGRHDILSVALGTDEHPGRVRGMGRGHGIKSVFGHAKRPPQMPTEAVKQMVDSAVAAVEARFETRIAEMMKQFSNMQTPLQQAAQSRQEDDICEHVVAQDDSQKSSSPDPFVDLPTLGARCQLYLEDPIRHLVGFGIAYTGGQVNGVALNANQVKVCVDKIIDSTANVPFPTSEVQLLDAAFQHFIVWPKNLVELCTQADKLKGKTKLTFESVVESHHHELTLADPNSLSNTCKKVYKIACSLEHNLVMHMPRGVVGNIDYELQLESLEIMRFLNMETLDISLFQFFISGHWVLIAICPLLYEIYWFDSIGREPCEDIKEIIETCVKTTNILSRKKASRQPKSIICSCAIQRRTTECGYYVMKFMLEIISSVAYKRMDKNLERQGRLPYNQQDIDEVRDIWCKFFIDEWVDKLLL; encoded by the exons ATGAAAGAAGATTCAGGTTTCTGGGTGGAGGAAACTAAAGATCAGTTCTCCTTtccattaaaaagaaaaaggagttttaaatcaaaaaaattagtatttgtTGGATGGGGATCCAAACCTTTGATTGAATTTCTACAATCAATTGGTAGAGAAACTAGTAGAGAGTACTCTAGGCATGAGGTGAATGGCATTATCCTTGATTATGTAAATTCTAATAACCTTCTTAATCcacaaaagaagaagagaataaaTTCTAATAACCTTCTTAATCcacaaaagaagaagagaatctTATGTGATGAAAGACTTAAGACTCTTTTTGGAAAGAAATCAATTCCTAGGATTAAGATTTATGATTTGTTGGAAGTGCACTTCATTGAGAATCGTGATGACTCAGACGAAGAGAACAGTTTAGCACAGGAGGATGCAGAAGAGGGGGATGGTTATTTGGTATCAAAGGAAAGGAAGACATCAATACCCCAAAAGAGGAAAGTCCAGGAGGCTCCAAAAAGCTGTTTTGCAGCACTGACTTCTCAAAATATTAAGCTTATTTATTTGAAAAGGACCTTACTTCAGAGTCTCTTGAAGAGCGATGAGAGATTTGAAGATAAAGTAGTGGGCAGCTTTGTGAGGATCAAATCTGATCCAAATGATTTCCTCCAGAAAAATTCTCACCAGCTTCAGCAAGTTACAG GTGTCAAGAAGACATTTGGGTCTGGAGATGCTGGTATGGAAACTTACCTTCAGCTTTCAAATTGGACAAAAGATGTTCTCATATCTTCATTGTCGGATGATGACTTCTCAGAG GAAGAATGTGAGGATTTGCATGGAAGAGTAAAAGCTGGCCTGCTCAAGAGACTTACTGTT GTGGAGCTAGAATTAAAGGCCCATGTTCTACATGAGGATATGACCGAACAT tgGATTGACAAAGAAATCAAAATGTTACAAAGGCGCATCGATCATGCGAATGAAAAGGGATGGCGGAGAGA ATTGTATGAGTACTTGCAGAAAAGGCAGCTGCTCATGACAAAAAGTGAGCAAGAAAGATTGTTGTCAGAGAAGCCAAAGGTAGTAGCTGAAGAACTAGAACCTGAAGCCACAAAGGCAGGTGCTTCAGAAAGAGATGAAGAAAAAAGTGGCTCTCCAGAACCTGAGCAGACTAGACTTTTTGGTGAGAATCTAAAGGTAGAAGCTAAAGAACCAGAAAAGGAAACTATGCCGTTGGATGCTCCAGAAGAACCAGAAAAGGAAACAATGCCTTTGGATGCTCCAGAAAAACCCGGAAAGGAAACTATGCATTTGGATGCTCCAGAAAAACGCGAAAAGGAAACTATGCCATTGGATGCTTCAAAAGAAGTGGGAGCAGTCAAGTGCTTCACAGGATCTACTCTTAGGGGGCCTTCTGATTTACTTGCTGCAG GTGAGAAAGTTAGATTTGAAGTTTGTTTACGAACGTTGGACAACTCTTTGGTGAG gcATATGGATTCATCAAAAGATCCTACTGATAATAGTACTACCCAGGGTACTGGTTCTACTCAAGATAGTGATACTATTAAGACGAGAGGTGCGACTCATATGAAAAAAGTCATTCAAGGGCGTGTAACTTCAGGAAAGAAGGTAGTTCAATTTGATGGAGGGCATCCTGTTGGGTTAATTGGCGCGGAATTTAAAAGTTATGTTGCATTAGCAGCACGTGTTAACATTCAGATCACAATAGAGTCATGGCTTAAGGTCCCAGACGAGACTAAGGACCTTATTTGGGAAGATATTCTG AGTATTTACGATATTCCCAACACAAATATTATGAAGGAGCGTTGGATACAATATGTGGGTCAACGATGGAaagattttaaaacaaaattggtCAGCAAGTATATATATGGTACTTTGTCACATAAGAACCCATGTGAAAAATACTCATTCCTTGATCAAGAGACATGGAATGAGTTTGTTAAGCTTCATACAGGTCCAGAATATGAG gcaaaaagaaaaaaacatcaaGAAATACAAGCTAAGAATGTTCATCCACATAGTTTATCTCGAGGAGGTTATCAGAGATTGAAAAAAGTTATGATGGATGAGAAGATGAAAGAACAACAAGAAATTGTAGATTCAGATCCATCACATACAATTAGTCCTCCATCTCCATGTAGACACGAAAAATGGAAGAGGGCAAGAATTGATAAGTCGGGAAATTTTCGCACTGAAGCGACTAGAATTGTCGCAGAAAAAATG GATTCGCTCGAGTTGCAAGCTTCTCAAGGAGAATTCGTTGCGTCAGGAAGACATGATATATTGTCTGTTGCGCTAGGTACTGATGAGCATCCTGGGCGTGTTAGAGGCATGGGAAGAGGACATGGCATTAAAAGTGTATTTGGTCATGCAAAACGTCCGCCTCAAATGCCTACAGAAGCAGTTAAACAAATGGTTGATTCTGCTGTTGCTGCTGTTGAAGCACGATTTGAAACACGGATTGCTGAGATGATGAAACAATTTAGTAATATGCAGACTCCTCTTCAGCAGGCTGCACAATCAAGGCAAGAGGATGACATATGTGAGCATGTTGTGGCACAAGATGACAGTCAAAAATCTAGTTCCCCAGATCCTTTTGTTGATTTACCTACT TTAGGAGCACGATGTCAATTGTACTTGGAAGACCCCATTAGACATCTAGTCGGATTTGGGATAGCTTACACTGGTGGACAAGTTAATGGCGTTGCACTAAATGCAAATCAAGTGAAGGTGTGCGTAGACAAAATCATTGATTCAACTGCAAATGTACCATTCCCCACTAGTGAAGTTCAGCTTTTAGATGCTGCATTTCAACACTTTATTGTTTGGCCAAAGAACCTGGTAGAGTTATGTACTCAAGCTGATAAG TTAAAAGGAAAGACCAAATTGACTTTTGAATCTGTTGTGGAATCTCATCATCATGAATTGACTTTAGCCGATCCGAATTCTTTGAGTAATACATGCAAAAAGGTATACAAAATTGCATGTAGCCTTGAACACAATCTTGTGATGCATATGCCTCGTGGTGTTGTGGGCAACATTGATTATGAGTTACAGCTTGAGAGTTTGGAGATCATGCGCTTCTTGAATATGGAGACTTTAGATATTTCTCTTTTTcagttctttataag TGGACATTGGGTGTTGATTGCGATTTGTCCCCTATTGTATGAAATCTATTGGTTTGATTCCATTGGTCGTGAGCCATGTGAGGATATTAAAGAGATAATTGAAac ATGTGTGAAGACAACAAACATATTAAGTCGAAAGAAAGCAAGTCGTCAACCAAAATCGATTATATGTTCG TGTGCTATACAAAGAAGAACTACTGAATGTggatattatgtgatgaaatttaTGCTGGAAATTATTTCCTCGGTAGCATACAAGAGAATGGATAAG AATTTGGAGAGACAAGGGAGATTGCCCTACAATCAACAAGAtattgatgaagttagagacatATGGTGCAAGTTTTTTATTGATGAATGGGTTGATAAAttacttctttaa